One genomic window of Phoenix dactylifera cultivar Barhee BC4 chromosome 6, palm_55x_up_171113_PBpolish2nd_filt_p, whole genome shotgun sequence includes the following:
- the LOC103709261 gene encoding chaperone protein ClpB3, chloroplastic isoform X2 has translation MAASLSAHYHLLSLVPLPSKSSGRSPSVAALSFPVSPNGRRSPSALRALRWSETLGRSYRFVSKRKGRSGSGSRSVVIRCDASKDGRITQQEFTEMAWQGIVSSPEVAKESKHQIVETEHLMKALLEQKNGLARRIFSKAGIDNSRLLDATEKFIQRQPKVLGETAGSMLGRDLEALIQRAREYKKEYGDSFVSVEHLVLGYADDRRFGRQLFKDFQISLQTLQSAIKAIRGNQTVIDQDPEGKYEALEKYGKDLTAMAREGKLDPVIGRDDEIRRCIQILSRRTKNNPVLIGEPGVGKTAISEGLAQRIVQGDVPQALMNRRLISLDMGALIAGAKYRGEFEDRLKAVLKEVTESDGQIILFIDEIHTVVGAGATNGAMDAGNLLKPMLGRGELRCIGATTLDEYRKYIEKDPALERRFQQVYVDQPTVEDTISILRGLRERYELHHGVRISDGALVEAAILSDRYISGRFLPDKAIDLVDEAAAKLKMEITSKPTALDEINRSVLKLEMERLSLTNDTDKASKDRLSRLEAELALLKKKQAELTEQWEHEKSVMTRIQSIKEEIDRVNVEIQQAEREYDLNRAAELKYGSLNTLQRQLQIAEKELDEYQSSGKSMLREEVTGNDIAEIVSKWTGIPVSKLQQSEREKLLHLEEELHKRVVGQDPAVRAVAEAIQRSRAGLSDPHRPIASFMFMGPTGVGKTELAKALASYMFNTEEALVRIDMSEYMEKHAVSRLIGAPPGYVGYEEGGQLTETVRRRPYAVILFDEIEKAHSDVFNVFLQILDDGRVTDSQGRTISFTNTVIIMTSNVGSQYILNMNDETGSKDSAYEAIKQRVMEAARSIFRPEFMNRVDEYIVFQPLDREQINSIVGLQLERVQKRVADRKIKIQVTDAAVEFLGSLGYDPNYGARPVKRVIQQNVENELAKGILRGDFKDEDTILVDTEFSAFSNGQLPQQKLVFRRVNPDTSDRPASEDQRAFLPSV, from the exons ATGGCGGCCTCGCTCTCAGCCCACTACCACCTGCTCAGCCTCGTCCCCCTGCCTTCCAAGAGCTCCGGGAGGAGCCCCTCCGTGGCGGCGCTCTCGTTCCCCGTCTCGCCTAATGGCCGGAGATCGCCGAGCGCCCTAAGGGCCCTCAGGTGGTCGGAAACCCTAGGGAGGAGCTATCGCTTCGTCTCGAAGAGGAAGGGGAGGTCTGGGAGCGGTTCGAGGTCGGTCGTCATCCGATGTGATGCGTCCAAGGATGGGAGG atTACTCAACAAGAATTTACAGAAATGGCTTGGCAAGGAATTGTTTCATCACCTGAAGTTGCAAAAGAGAGCAAGCATCAGATTGTGGAGACAGAACATTTGATGAAGGCTTTGTTGGAGCAGAAGAATGGGCTTGCTCGTCGCATCTTTTCCAAGGCTGGAATTGATAACTCCCGGCTTCTTGATGCTACTGAAAAGTTCATCCAGAGGCAGCCAAAG GTCCTGGGTGAGACGGCTGGGTCCATGTTAGGACGAGACCTTGAAGCTTTAATTCAGAGAGCCAGGGAGTACAAAAAAGAGTATGGGGACTCATTTGTGTCAGTTGAGCATCTAGTGCTTGGTTATGCTGATGATCGGCGTTTTGGGAGACAACTATTTAAGGATTTTCAAATTTCACTTCAAACCTTGCAATCTGCTATAAAAGCTATAAGAGGAAACCAGACTGTTATTGACCAAG ATCCAGAGGGCAAGTATGAAGCCTTGGAGAAGTACGGGAAGGATTTGACTGCTATGGCACGTGAAGGGAAACTTGATCCAGTTATAGGGAGAGATGATGAAATCCGTAGATGCATACAAATTCTATCAAGGAGAACAAAGAACAATCCTGTATTAATTGGTGAACCTGGTGTTGGAAAAACTGCCATATCAGAAGG GCTTGCCCAGAGAATTGTGCAAGGTGACGTTCCTCAGGCATTGATGAACCGAAGG CTAATTTCCCTTGATATGGGTGCACTCATTGCTGGGGCAAAATATCGGGGAGAATTCGAAGACAGACTGAAAGCTGTATTGAAAGAAGTGACTGAATCAGATGGTCAGATAATCCTATTCATCGATGAGATCCACACTGTTGTTGGAGCAG GTGCCACGAATGGTGCAATGGATGCAGGCAATCTGCTGAAACCAATGCTTGGTCGGGGGGAGTTGCGCTGTATTGGTGCAACAACCCTTGATGAATATCGTAAATATATTGAGAAAGATCCAGCTTTGGAACGTCGGTTTCAGCAAGTTTATGTTGATCAGCCTACGGTTGAAGACACAATCTCTATACTGCGTGGATTGCGTGAAAGATATGAGCTGCACCATGGAGTCCGTATATCTGACGGTGCACTTGTGGAGGCTGCAATTCTTTCAGATCGTTATATCAGCGGGCGCTTTTTGCCTGATAAAG CTATTGATTTAGTTGATGAGGCTGCTGCTAAGTTGAAGATGGAGATTACATCCAAGCCAACTGCTCTGGATGAGATTAATCGTTCTGTACTGAAGCTAGAGATGGAGCGTCTATCTTTAACTAATGATACAGACAAAGCTTCAAAAGATAGATTGAGCCGCCTTGAAGCCGAATTGGCACTCTTGAAAAAGAAGCAGGCTGAACTTACTGAGCAGTGGGAGCATGAAAAGTCAGTAATGACGCGTATTCAGTCTATAAAAGAAGAG ATTGACAGGGTGAATGTAGAGATCCAGCAGGCAGAACGTGAATATGATCTTAATCGAGCTGCTGAATTAAAGTATGGGAGCCTTAATACCTTGCAGCGTCAACTTCAAATTGCAGAAAAGGAGCTGGATGAATACCAAAGTTCAGGGAAGTCAATGCTCAGAGAAGAGGTTACTGGAAATGACATAGCAGAAATTGTCAGCAAATGGACAGGCATTCCAGTTTCCAAGCTGCAACAGTCTGAAAGAGAGAAACTGCTGcatttggaagaggaattgcacAAGCGTGTTGTGGGTCAAGACCCAGCAGTGAGAGCAGTGGCAGAAGCTATCCAGCGGTCGAGGGCTGGCTTGTCAGACCCACACCGTCCAATTGCTAGCTTCATGTTCATGGGCCCCACAGGAGTTGGCAAAACAGAACTGGCAAAAGCCCTTGCATCTTATATGTTTAACACTGAAGAAGCTCTTGTGAGAATAGACATGAGCGAGTACATGGAAAAGCATGCAGTCTCAAGATTGATAGGAGCCCCACCTGGTTACGTTGGATATGAGGAAGGTGGCCAGCTGACCGAGACGGTACGCAGGAGGCCTTATGCTGTTATATTGTTTGATGAAATTGAGAAGGCCCATTCTGATGTGTTCAATGTTTTCCTTCAAATACTGGATGATGGCAGGGTGACTGATTCACAAGGTCGCACCATCAGCTTTACCAATACAGTCATCATCATGACATCGAATGTGGGTTCTCAGTACATCTTAAATATGAATGATGAGACTGGGTCAAAGGATTCTGCCTATGAAGCTATTAAGCAGAGGGTGATGGAAGCTGCAAGGTCGATTTTCCGCCCCGAGTTTATGAATCGTGTTGATGAATATATCGTTTTCCAGCCTCTAGACCGTGAGCAAATAAACAGTATCGTCGGGTTGCAG TTGGAGAGAGTACAGAAACGAGTTGCAGATCGGAAGATCAAAATTCAGGTGACGGATGCGGCGGTTGAGTTTCTGGGAAGCCTGGGATATGACCCCAACTATGGTGCCAGACCGGTGAAGCGTGTAATTCAACAGAACGTGGAGAATGAACTAGCCAAGGGTATATTGAGGGGTGACTTCAAGGATGAGGATACCATCTTAGTGGACACAGAATTCTCAGCGTTCTCCAATGGCCAGCTTCCCCAGCAGAAGCTTGTGTTCCGGAGAGTGAATCCTGATACGTCGGATAGGCCTGCTTCTGAAGACCAGAGGGCTTTCTTGCCTAGTGTCTGA
- the LOC103709261 gene encoding chaperone protein ClpB2, chloroplastic isoform X3 yields the protein MAASLSAHYHLLSLVPLPSKSSGRSPSVAALSFPVSPNGRRSPSALRALRWSETLGRSYRFVSKRKGRSGSGSRSVVIRCDASKDGRVLGETAGSMLGRDLEALIQRAREYKKEYGDSFVSVEHLVLGYADDRRFGRQLFKDFQISLQTLQSAIKAIRGNQTVIDQVATDPEGKYEALEKYGKDLTAMAREGKLDPVIGRDDEIRRCIQILSRRTKNNPVLIGEPGVGKTAISEGLAQRIVQGDVPQALMNRRLISLDMGALIAGAKYRGEFEDRLKAVLKEVTESDGQIILFIDEIHTVVGAGATNGAMDAGNLLKPMLGRGELRCIGATTLDEYRKYIEKDPALERRFQQVYVDQPTVEDTISILRGLRERYELHHGVRISDGALVEAAILSDRYISGRFLPDKAIDLVDEAAAKLKMEITSKPTALDEINRSVLKLEMERLSLTNDTDKASKDRLSRLEAELALLKKKQAELTEQWEHEKSVMTRIQSIKEEIDRVNVEIQQAEREYDLNRAAELKYGSLNTLQRQLQIAEKELDEYQSSGKSMLREEVTGNDIAEIVSKWTGIPVSKLQQSEREKLLHLEEELHKRVVGQDPAVRAVAEAIQRSRAGLSDPHRPIASFMFMGPTGVGKTELAKALASYMFNTEEALVRIDMSEYMEKHAVSRLIGAPPGYVGYEEGGQLTETVRRRPYAVILFDEIEKAHSDVFNVFLQILDDGRVTDSQGRTISFTNTVIIMTSNVGSQYILNMNDETGSKDSAYEAIKQRVMEAARSIFRPEFMNRVDEYIVFQPLDREQINSIVGLQLERVQKRVADRKIKIQVTDAAVEFLGSLGYDPNYGARPVKRVIQQNVENELAKGILRGDFKDEDTILVDTEFSAFSNGQLPQQKLVFRRVNPDTSDRPASEDQRAFLPSV from the exons ATGGCGGCCTCGCTCTCAGCCCACTACCACCTGCTCAGCCTCGTCCCCCTGCCTTCCAAGAGCTCCGGGAGGAGCCCCTCCGTGGCGGCGCTCTCGTTCCCCGTCTCGCCTAATGGCCGGAGATCGCCGAGCGCCCTAAGGGCCCTCAGGTGGTCGGAAACCCTAGGGAGGAGCTATCGCTTCGTCTCGAAGAGGAAGGGGAGGTCTGGGAGCGGTTCGAGGTCGGTCGTCATCCGATGTGATGCGTCCAAGGATGGGAGG GTCCTGGGTGAGACGGCTGGGTCCATGTTAGGACGAGACCTTGAAGCTTTAATTCAGAGAGCCAGGGAGTACAAAAAAGAGTATGGGGACTCATTTGTGTCAGTTGAGCATCTAGTGCTTGGTTATGCTGATGATCGGCGTTTTGGGAGACAACTATTTAAGGATTTTCAAATTTCACTTCAAACCTTGCAATCTGCTATAAAAGCTATAAGAGGAAACCAGACTGTTATTGACCAAG TTGCAACAGATCCAGAGGGCAAGTATGAAGCCTTGGAGAAGTACGGGAAGGATTTGACTGCTATGGCACGTGAAGGGAAACTTGATCCAGTTATAGGGAGAGATGATGAAATCCGTAGATGCATACAAATTCTATCAAGGAGAACAAAGAACAATCCTGTATTAATTGGTGAACCTGGTGTTGGAAAAACTGCCATATCAGAAGG GCTTGCCCAGAGAATTGTGCAAGGTGACGTTCCTCAGGCATTGATGAACCGAAGG CTAATTTCCCTTGATATGGGTGCACTCATTGCTGGGGCAAAATATCGGGGAGAATTCGAAGACAGACTGAAAGCTGTATTGAAAGAAGTGACTGAATCAGATGGTCAGATAATCCTATTCATCGATGAGATCCACACTGTTGTTGGAGCAG GTGCCACGAATGGTGCAATGGATGCAGGCAATCTGCTGAAACCAATGCTTGGTCGGGGGGAGTTGCGCTGTATTGGTGCAACAACCCTTGATGAATATCGTAAATATATTGAGAAAGATCCAGCTTTGGAACGTCGGTTTCAGCAAGTTTATGTTGATCAGCCTACGGTTGAAGACACAATCTCTATACTGCGTGGATTGCGTGAAAGATATGAGCTGCACCATGGAGTCCGTATATCTGACGGTGCACTTGTGGAGGCTGCAATTCTTTCAGATCGTTATATCAGCGGGCGCTTTTTGCCTGATAAAG CTATTGATTTAGTTGATGAGGCTGCTGCTAAGTTGAAGATGGAGATTACATCCAAGCCAACTGCTCTGGATGAGATTAATCGTTCTGTACTGAAGCTAGAGATGGAGCGTCTATCTTTAACTAATGATACAGACAAAGCTTCAAAAGATAGATTGAGCCGCCTTGAAGCCGAATTGGCACTCTTGAAAAAGAAGCAGGCTGAACTTACTGAGCAGTGGGAGCATGAAAAGTCAGTAATGACGCGTATTCAGTCTATAAAAGAAGAG ATTGACAGGGTGAATGTAGAGATCCAGCAGGCAGAACGTGAATATGATCTTAATCGAGCTGCTGAATTAAAGTATGGGAGCCTTAATACCTTGCAGCGTCAACTTCAAATTGCAGAAAAGGAGCTGGATGAATACCAAAGTTCAGGGAAGTCAATGCTCAGAGAAGAGGTTACTGGAAATGACATAGCAGAAATTGTCAGCAAATGGACAGGCATTCCAGTTTCCAAGCTGCAACAGTCTGAAAGAGAGAAACTGCTGcatttggaagaggaattgcacAAGCGTGTTGTGGGTCAAGACCCAGCAGTGAGAGCAGTGGCAGAAGCTATCCAGCGGTCGAGGGCTGGCTTGTCAGACCCACACCGTCCAATTGCTAGCTTCATGTTCATGGGCCCCACAGGAGTTGGCAAAACAGAACTGGCAAAAGCCCTTGCATCTTATATGTTTAACACTGAAGAAGCTCTTGTGAGAATAGACATGAGCGAGTACATGGAAAAGCATGCAGTCTCAAGATTGATAGGAGCCCCACCTGGTTACGTTGGATATGAGGAAGGTGGCCAGCTGACCGAGACGGTACGCAGGAGGCCTTATGCTGTTATATTGTTTGATGAAATTGAGAAGGCCCATTCTGATGTGTTCAATGTTTTCCTTCAAATACTGGATGATGGCAGGGTGACTGATTCACAAGGTCGCACCATCAGCTTTACCAATACAGTCATCATCATGACATCGAATGTGGGTTCTCAGTACATCTTAAATATGAATGATGAGACTGGGTCAAAGGATTCTGCCTATGAAGCTATTAAGCAGAGGGTGATGGAAGCTGCAAGGTCGATTTTCCGCCCCGAGTTTATGAATCGTGTTGATGAATATATCGTTTTCCAGCCTCTAGACCGTGAGCAAATAAACAGTATCGTCGGGTTGCAG TTGGAGAGAGTACAGAAACGAGTTGCAGATCGGAAGATCAAAATTCAGGTGACGGATGCGGCGGTTGAGTTTCTGGGAAGCCTGGGATATGACCCCAACTATGGTGCCAGACCGGTGAAGCGTGTAATTCAACAGAACGTGGAGAATGAACTAGCCAAGGGTATATTGAGGGGTGACTTCAAGGATGAGGATACCATCTTAGTGGACACAGAATTCTCAGCGTTCTCCAATGGCCAGCTTCCCCAGCAGAAGCTTGTGTTCCGGAGAGTGAATCCTGATACGTCGGATAGGCCTGCTTCTGAAGACCAGAGGGCTTTCTTGCCTAGTGTCTGA
- the LOC103709261 gene encoding chaperone protein ClpB3, chloroplastic isoform X1, translating into MAASLSAHYHLLSLVPLPSKSSGRSPSVAALSFPVSPNGRRSPSALRALRWSETLGRSYRFVSKRKGRSGSGSRSVVIRCDASKDGRITQQEFTEMAWQGIVSSPEVAKESKHQIVETEHLMKALLEQKNGLARRIFSKAGIDNSRLLDATEKFIQRQPKVLGETAGSMLGRDLEALIQRAREYKKEYGDSFVSVEHLVLGYADDRRFGRQLFKDFQISLQTLQSAIKAIRGNQTVIDQVATDPEGKYEALEKYGKDLTAMAREGKLDPVIGRDDEIRRCIQILSRRTKNNPVLIGEPGVGKTAISEGLAQRIVQGDVPQALMNRRLISLDMGALIAGAKYRGEFEDRLKAVLKEVTESDGQIILFIDEIHTVVGAGATNGAMDAGNLLKPMLGRGELRCIGATTLDEYRKYIEKDPALERRFQQVYVDQPTVEDTISILRGLRERYELHHGVRISDGALVEAAILSDRYISGRFLPDKAIDLVDEAAAKLKMEITSKPTALDEINRSVLKLEMERLSLTNDTDKASKDRLSRLEAELALLKKKQAELTEQWEHEKSVMTRIQSIKEEIDRVNVEIQQAEREYDLNRAAELKYGSLNTLQRQLQIAEKELDEYQSSGKSMLREEVTGNDIAEIVSKWTGIPVSKLQQSEREKLLHLEEELHKRVVGQDPAVRAVAEAIQRSRAGLSDPHRPIASFMFMGPTGVGKTELAKALASYMFNTEEALVRIDMSEYMEKHAVSRLIGAPPGYVGYEEGGQLTETVRRRPYAVILFDEIEKAHSDVFNVFLQILDDGRVTDSQGRTISFTNTVIIMTSNVGSQYILNMNDETGSKDSAYEAIKQRVMEAARSIFRPEFMNRVDEYIVFQPLDREQINSIVGLQLERVQKRVADRKIKIQVTDAAVEFLGSLGYDPNYGARPVKRVIQQNVENELAKGILRGDFKDEDTILVDTEFSAFSNGQLPQQKLVFRRVNPDTSDRPASEDQRAFLPSV; encoded by the exons ATGGCGGCCTCGCTCTCAGCCCACTACCACCTGCTCAGCCTCGTCCCCCTGCCTTCCAAGAGCTCCGGGAGGAGCCCCTCCGTGGCGGCGCTCTCGTTCCCCGTCTCGCCTAATGGCCGGAGATCGCCGAGCGCCCTAAGGGCCCTCAGGTGGTCGGAAACCCTAGGGAGGAGCTATCGCTTCGTCTCGAAGAGGAAGGGGAGGTCTGGGAGCGGTTCGAGGTCGGTCGTCATCCGATGTGATGCGTCCAAGGATGGGAGG atTACTCAACAAGAATTTACAGAAATGGCTTGGCAAGGAATTGTTTCATCACCTGAAGTTGCAAAAGAGAGCAAGCATCAGATTGTGGAGACAGAACATTTGATGAAGGCTTTGTTGGAGCAGAAGAATGGGCTTGCTCGTCGCATCTTTTCCAAGGCTGGAATTGATAACTCCCGGCTTCTTGATGCTACTGAAAAGTTCATCCAGAGGCAGCCAAAG GTCCTGGGTGAGACGGCTGGGTCCATGTTAGGACGAGACCTTGAAGCTTTAATTCAGAGAGCCAGGGAGTACAAAAAAGAGTATGGGGACTCATTTGTGTCAGTTGAGCATCTAGTGCTTGGTTATGCTGATGATCGGCGTTTTGGGAGACAACTATTTAAGGATTTTCAAATTTCACTTCAAACCTTGCAATCTGCTATAAAAGCTATAAGAGGAAACCAGACTGTTATTGACCAAG TTGCAACAGATCCAGAGGGCAAGTATGAAGCCTTGGAGAAGTACGGGAAGGATTTGACTGCTATGGCACGTGAAGGGAAACTTGATCCAGTTATAGGGAGAGATGATGAAATCCGTAGATGCATACAAATTCTATCAAGGAGAACAAAGAACAATCCTGTATTAATTGGTGAACCTGGTGTTGGAAAAACTGCCATATCAGAAGG GCTTGCCCAGAGAATTGTGCAAGGTGACGTTCCTCAGGCATTGATGAACCGAAGG CTAATTTCCCTTGATATGGGTGCACTCATTGCTGGGGCAAAATATCGGGGAGAATTCGAAGACAGACTGAAAGCTGTATTGAAAGAAGTGACTGAATCAGATGGTCAGATAATCCTATTCATCGATGAGATCCACACTGTTGTTGGAGCAG GTGCCACGAATGGTGCAATGGATGCAGGCAATCTGCTGAAACCAATGCTTGGTCGGGGGGAGTTGCGCTGTATTGGTGCAACAACCCTTGATGAATATCGTAAATATATTGAGAAAGATCCAGCTTTGGAACGTCGGTTTCAGCAAGTTTATGTTGATCAGCCTACGGTTGAAGACACAATCTCTATACTGCGTGGATTGCGTGAAAGATATGAGCTGCACCATGGAGTCCGTATATCTGACGGTGCACTTGTGGAGGCTGCAATTCTTTCAGATCGTTATATCAGCGGGCGCTTTTTGCCTGATAAAG CTATTGATTTAGTTGATGAGGCTGCTGCTAAGTTGAAGATGGAGATTACATCCAAGCCAACTGCTCTGGATGAGATTAATCGTTCTGTACTGAAGCTAGAGATGGAGCGTCTATCTTTAACTAATGATACAGACAAAGCTTCAAAAGATAGATTGAGCCGCCTTGAAGCCGAATTGGCACTCTTGAAAAAGAAGCAGGCTGAACTTACTGAGCAGTGGGAGCATGAAAAGTCAGTAATGACGCGTATTCAGTCTATAAAAGAAGAG ATTGACAGGGTGAATGTAGAGATCCAGCAGGCAGAACGTGAATATGATCTTAATCGAGCTGCTGAATTAAAGTATGGGAGCCTTAATACCTTGCAGCGTCAACTTCAAATTGCAGAAAAGGAGCTGGATGAATACCAAAGTTCAGGGAAGTCAATGCTCAGAGAAGAGGTTACTGGAAATGACATAGCAGAAATTGTCAGCAAATGGACAGGCATTCCAGTTTCCAAGCTGCAACAGTCTGAAAGAGAGAAACTGCTGcatttggaagaggaattgcacAAGCGTGTTGTGGGTCAAGACCCAGCAGTGAGAGCAGTGGCAGAAGCTATCCAGCGGTCGAGGGCTGGCTTGTCAGACCCACACCGTCCAATTGCTAGCTTCATGTTCATGGGCCCCACAGGAGTTGGCAAAACAGAACTGGCAAAAGCCCTTGCATCTTATATGTTTAACACTGAAGAAGCTCTTGTGAGAATAGACATGAGCGAGTACATGGAAAAGCATGCAGTCTCAAGATTGATAGGAGCCCCACCTGGTTACGTTGGATATGAGGAAGGTGGCCAGCTGACCGAGACGGTACGCAGGAGGCCTTATGCTGTTATATTGTTTGATGAAATTGAGAAGGCCCATTCTGATGTGTTCAATGTTTTCCTTCAAATACTGGATGATGGCAGGGTGACTGATTCACAAGGTCGCACCATCAGCTTTACCAATACAGTCATCATCATGACATCGAATGTGGGTTCTCAGTACATCTTAAATATGAATGATGAGACTGGGTCAAAGGATTCTGCCTATGAAGCTATTAAGCAGAGGGTGATGGAAGCTGCAAGGTCGATTTTCCGCCCCGAGTTTATGAATCGTGTTGATGAATATATCGTTTTCCAGCCTCTAGACCGTGAGCAAATAAACAGTATCGTCGGGTTGCAG TTGGAGAGAGTACAGAAACGAGTTGCAGATCGGAAGATCAAAATTCAGGTGACGGATGCGGCGGTTGAGTTTCTGGGAAGCCTGGGATATGACCCCAACTATGGTGCCAGACCGGTGAAGCGTGTAATTCAACAGAACGTGGAGAATGAACTAGCCAAGGGTATATTGAGGGGTGACTTCAAGGATGAGGATACCATCTTAGTGGACACAGAATTCTCAGCGTTCTCCAATGGCCAGCTTCCCCAGCAGAAGCTTGTGTTCCGGAGAGTGAATCCTGATACGTCGGATAGGCCTGCTTCTGAAGACCAGAGGGCTTTCTTGCCTAGTGTCTGA